A window from Salvia miltiorrhiza cultivar Shanhuang (shh) chromosome 2, IMPLAD_Smil_shh, whole genome shotgun sequence encodes these proteins:
- the LOC131011607 gene encoding uncharacterized protein LOC131011607 isoform X1: MSLMGSDIKTVEQRLKSFTSQLHTECGILERLVYKHKNQHRRCSYFQYILKVRRDLQLLKLGDLEEVLESSFLVINGDRPKQKVQLLEGLKRRKTNSGKYNFLERLLGVTRLLSQIVEPLLKAAMEISMLLARSFFMKFSLAVLAVLARIRVLVQQMLFDAVVLYNTVSSLSQKEQSIKLNQEGFEVFREYFPRKEEVRILLECIWQKDKFVLVETTHKSETTSQEKDDPGDFSLSTPQILYENIEVLLGVDETGAATSVHPATDTNDVEENCSYAGLKKDDKNVPEASDIVPSSTANIVSLEDGFTNSSARTFSETNRNKLAGDDSCFMRTSEARGTHIEASRPAISTTLVLSKPVRKETSKKVAFITVKQPPPSTTDQSRFDLKVTERNNKDPFFSLLSGGDKSSLL; the protein is encoded by the exons ATGAGCTTG ATGGGTTCAGACATCAAAACAGTTGAACAGAGATTGAAGTCTTTCACCAGTCAGCTTCACACGGAATGTGGAATTCTAGAGAGGCTTGTGTATAAACACAAGAATCAACATCGAAGATGCTCTTATTTTCAATACATTCTCAAG GTTAGAAGGGATTTGCAGCTTCTGAAATTAGGTGACCTGGAAGAGGTTTTGGAGTCGTCTTTTCTGGTGATAAATGGCGATAGGCCAAAACAAAAGGTTCAGCTTTTAGAAGG TTTGAAGAGGAGAAAAACTAACAgtggaaaatataattttctggAAAGGCTTTTGGGAGTTACCCGTCTATTGTCACAG ATTGTTGAGCCTTTGCTGAAGGCAGCTAT GGAGATATCCATGCTTCTTGCACGGTCATTTTTCATGAAGTTTTCACTGGCGGTATTGGCTGTGCTTGCACGTATTCGAGTACTGGTTCAACAA ATGCTTTTTGATGCTGTTGTTCTATACAACACCGTTTCTTCTCTTTCACAAAAGGAACAAagtattaaattaaatcaaGAAGGATTCGAG GTCTTTAGAGAATATTTTCCAAGAAAAGAGGAAGTGAGAATATTACTAGAATGCATTTGGCAGAAGGATAAGTTTGTCTTAGTTGAGACGACCCACAAAAGTGAGACCACTAGTCAAGAGAAGGATGACCCAGGAGACTTCTCACTGAGCACTCCACAAATACTATATGAGAACATTGAGGTTTTACTAGGAG TTGATGAAACTGGGGCTGCAACTTCTGTACATCCGGCAACAGACACAAACGATGTTGAAGAGAACTGCAGTTATGCTGGATTGAAGAAAGATGATAAAAATGTTCCGGAAGCCTCAGATATAGTTCCATCTTCAACTGCAAATATAGTTTCCTTAGAAGATGGTTTCACCAATTCATCGGCTAGAACATTCTCCGAAACaaacagaaataagttagctgGAGATGATTCATGCTTTATGAGAACCTCTGAAGCCAGAGGCACACACATAGAAGCTAGCCGGCCTGCTATTTCAACCACATTGGTTCTTTCAAAACCAGTTAGAAAGGAAACGAGTAAGAAGGTTGCTTTTATAACTGTTAAACAACCACCTCCATCGACTACAGATCAATCGAGGTTTGATTTGAAGGTCACAGAAAGGAACAATAAAGATCCATTTTTCAGTCTCCTTAGTGGTGGGGACAAGAGTAGTCTATTGTAA
- the LOC131011607 gene encoding uncharacterized protein LOC131011607 isoform X2 — MGSDIKTVEQRLKSFTSQLHTECGILERLVYKHKNQHRRCSYFQYILKVRRDLQLLKLGDLEEVLESSFLVINGDRPKQKVQLLEGLKRRKTNSGKYNFLERLLGVTRLLSQIVEPLLKAAMEISMLLARSFFMKFSLAVLAVLARIRVLVQQMLFDAVVLYNTVSSLSQKEQSIKLNQEGFEVFREYFPRKEEVRILLECIWQKDKFVLVETTHKSETTSQEKDDPGDFSLSTPQILYENIEVLLGVDETGAATSVHPATDTNDVEENCSYAGLKKDDKNVPEASDIVPSSTANIVSLEDGFTNSSARTFSETNRNKLAGDDSCFMRTSEARGTHIEASRPAISTTLVLSKPVRKETSKKVAFITVKQPPPSTTDQSRFDLKVTERNNKDPFFSLLSGGDKSSLL; from the exons ATGGGTTCAGACATCAAAACAGTTGAACAGAGATTGAAGTCTTTCACCAGTCAGCTTCACACGGAATGTGGAATTCTAGAGAGGCTTGTGTATAAACACAAGAATCAACATCGAAGATGCTCTTATTTTCAATACATTCTCAAG GTTAGAAGGGATTTGCAGCTTCTGAAATTAGGTGACCTGGAAGAGGTTTTGGAGTCGTCTTTTCTGGTGATAAATGGCGATAGGCCAAAACAAAAGGTTCAGCTTTTAGAAGG TTTGAAGAGGAGAAAAACTAACAgtggaaaatataattttctggAAAGGCTTTTGGGAGTTACCCGTCTATTGTCACAG ATTGTTGAGCCTTTGCTGAAGGCAGCTAT GGAGATATCCATGCTTCTTGCACGGTCATTTTTCATGAAGTTTTCACTGGCGGTATTGGCTGTGCTTGCACGTATTCGAGTACTGGTTCAACAA ATGCTTTTTGATGCTGTTGTTCTATACAACACCGTTTCTTCTCTTTCACAAAAGGAACAAagtattaaattaaatcaaGAAGGATTCGAG GTCTTTAGAGAATATTTTCCAAGAAAAGAGGAAGTGAGAATATTACTAGAATGCATTTGGCAGAAGGATAAGTTTGTCTTAGTTGAGACGACCCACAAAAGTGAGACCACTAGTCAAGAGAAGGATGACCCAGGAGACTTCTCACTGAGCACTCCACAAATACTATATGAGAACATTGAGGTTTTACTAGGAG TTGATGAAACTGGGGCTGCAACTTCTGTACATCCGGCAACAGACACAAACGATGTTGAAGAGAACTGCAGTTATGCTGGATTGAAGAAAGATGATAAAAATGTTCCGGAAGCCTCAGATATAGTTCCATCTTCAACTGCAAATATAGTTTCCTTAGAAGATGGTTTCACCAATTCATCGGCTAGAACATTCTCCGAAACaaacagaaataagttagctgGAGATGATTCATGCTTTATGAGAACCTCTGAAGCCAGAGGCACACACATAGAAGCTAGCCGGCCTGCTATTTCAACCACATTGGTTCTTTCAAAACCAGTTAGAAAGGAAACGAGTAAGAAGGTTGCTTTTATAACTGTTAAACAACCACCTCCATCGACTACAGATCAATCGAGGTTTGATTTGAAGGTCACAGAAAGGAACAATAAAGATCCATTTTTCAGTCTCCTTAGTGGTGGGGACAAGAGTAGTCTATTGTAA